A window of Solanum stenotomum isolate F172 chromosome 3, ASM1918654v1, whole genome shotgun sequence contains these coding sequences:
- the LOC125859181 gene encoding probable LRR receptor-like serine/threonine-protein kinase At3g47570, with translation MEKAFTSFLLTILLLVQYVMATSAMTHTNISTDQLTLLSMKSQIISDILDESWSPATSICHWIGVTCDSRHERVKSLNLSNMDLTGKIPKDLGNLTFLVSLDLSGNNLHGNLPHEMANLRRLKFLDLSLNNFIGEIPSWFGFLQKLEVLNLGNNSFSGTIPTTVSNISKLETLCLTSNFLEGQIPEEIGNLKNLRTLDLSGNKLVYSIPPSLLNASRLEILDISANLLEGNIPIGIGNLHNLNWLSMERNQLMGSIPFTIFNISRIEVIRFSDNSLSGDLPNGLCNDLPILKELYLSRNKLHGHMPTSLSNCSQLQILYLSINQFDGRIHSEIGRLSNLQILHLRSNHFTGIIPQEIGNLVNLVELGVAKNQITGSIPISIFNISSLRLVSLWRNNLKGSLPREIGEIPKEIRNLVELEKLGMQFNSFSGSLDMEMFNISGMRAIDFSGNNLSGTLPPNIGSTLPNIEGLYLHSLTNLVGTIPHSISNCSKLTNLELSQNKLTGLIPNSLRYLTHLQYLNLGGNNLTGDSFLSFLTSLTNCRNLKYLNLSFNPLNGMLPVSVGNFSISLIKFDASACNIKGKIPNEVGNLSSLLDLDLSYNNLIGSIPTSIHNLRNLQRMYFQYNKLTGFIGDHICKLNHLGLIHLTQNQLSGSIPNCLGNVTSLREIHIGSNKLSSNIPTSLVNLKDLVVLDLSSNNMVGSLPLEIGNLKVVTYMNLSMNQFTNGIPREIGGLQNLIYLSLRHNKLQGSIPDSMSNMVGLEFLDISHNNISGTIPMSFEKLQYLECFNVSFNKLHGEIPSGGPFKSLSSKFFINNEALCGSSRFSVPPCPTSSKHRSNRKKMLVQFLVLGIALVFVPIAFVFLWIKYGIGKRSPQRADSLSIVTTERISYYELLQATDLLSESNLIGSGSFGSVYKGVLRSGTAIAVKVFNLQLEAAFKSFDTECEVLRSLRHRNLVKVITSCSNLDFKALVLEYMPNESLDKYLYSHNYFLDIRQRLSIMIDVACALEYLHHGCSSPVIHCDLKPSNVLLDEDMATHLSDFGISKLLGEDESDLYTKTLATFGYIAPEYGFDGLVSVKCDVYSYGIMLLETFTRRKPSDFEGDLNLKQWVSYSLPEVVMDVVDANLVTPLDNRLQKKLDVVASIMKVALDCCAESPTRMTNMKDVVGMLQKIKIQLLAC, from the exons ATGGAGAAAGCATTCACATCATTTCTCTTAACAATACTCTTGTTGGTTCAATATGTTATGGCTACTTCAGCCATGACTCATACAAACATTTCCACGGATCAATTAACTCTTCTCTCTATGAAATCACAAATTATTTCAGACATCTTGGATGAAAGCTGGTCTCCCGCTACTTCTATTTGCCATTGGATAGGAGTCACTTGTGACTCTCGTCACGAGCGAGTGAAGTCCTTGAATCTTTCCAACATGGATCTTACCGGCAAAATTCCGAAAGATTTAGGAAACCTTACATTTCTTGTTTCTCTTGACTTGAGTGGCAACAATTTGCATGGAAATTTGCCTCATGAAATGGCAAACTTGCGTCGGCTTAAGTTTCTTGATTTAAGTTTGAACAACTTCATAGGGGAGATTCCTTCTTGGTTTGGATTCTTACAGAAACTTGAAGTTCTAAATCTTGGTAATAATAGCTTCAGTGGTACCATTCCCACTACAGTTTCTAATATTTCTAAGCTAGAAACTTTGTGTTTGACATCCAATTTCTTAGAGGGTCAAATTCCAGAGGAAATTGGAAATCTTAAAAACCTGAGGACTTTAGACTTGAGTGGAAACAAGCTCGTATACTCTATTCCTCCGTCACTCTTGAATGCCTCAAGGTTGGAGATTTTAGACATATCTGCCAATTTACTTGAAGGAAACATCCCAATAGGGATTGGCAATCTTCACAACCTGAACTGGTTGTCCATGGAACGAAATCAGCTTATGGGTTCTATTCCATTCACAATATTCAATATTTCTAGAATTGAAGTCATTAGATTTTCAGATAATAGCCTATCAGGAGATCTTCCCAATGGTTTATGCAATGATCTTCCAATACTCAAAGAGCTTTATCTATCCAGAAACAAGCTTCATGGACATATGCCTACAAGCTTGTCAAATTGTTCACAActtcaaatattgtatttatcGATAAATCAGTTTGATGGACGAATACATAGTGAAATTGGAAGATTGAGTAACTTGCAGATATTGCATCTCAGATCTAACCATTTCACAG GGATAATTCCACAAGAAATCGGAAATCTTGTTAATTTGGTGGAGTTAGGCGTGGCGAAAAACCAGATTACCGGCTCTATCCCGATCTCCATATTCAACATCTCCTCGTTGCGACTTGTTTCACTATGGAGGAACAATCTCAAGGGATCCTTACCACGGGAGATTG GTGAAATACCCAAAGAGATAAGAAATCTCGTTGAGTTGGAGAAACTTGGTATGCAGTTTAATAGTTTTAGTGGTTCACTTGATATGGAGATGTTTAACATATCAGGGATGAGAGCAATTGATTTTTCAGGCAATAATCTATCAGGAACTCTACCACCAAACATAGGTTCTACCTTACCCAACATTGAAGGACTTTATCTGCATAGCTTAACCAATCTTGTTGGGACTATTCCTCATTCTATCTCCAATTGTTCAAAGCTTACTAATCTAGAGCTTTCACAAAACAAACTCACAGGATTGATTCCCAATTCTCTTAGATATTTGACTCATCTACAATACCTAAACTTGGGGGGAAACAATTTAACCGGTGATTCATTTTTAAGCTTCCTCACCTCCTTAACCAATtgcagaaatttaaaatatcttaatctATCTTTCAACCCTCTAAATGGCATGCTTCCAGTATCCGTAGGGAACTTCTCCATATCTCTTATAAAGTTTGATGCCAGTGCTTGCAACATCAAAGGCAAGATTCCAAATGAAGTTGGAAACTTAAGCAGCTTATTAGACCTTGATCTTTCTTATAATAACTTGATTGGATCAATTCCTACATCAATTCACAACTTGAGAAACCTTCAGCGTATGTATTTTCAGTACAACAAACTTACTGGATTTATTGGAGATCATATATGTAAATTGAATCATTTGGGTTTGATACACTtgactcaaaatcaactttcaGGATCTATTCCGAATTGTTTAGGGAATGTTACTTCTCTTAGAGAGATACATATAGGTTCCAATAAATTGAGTTCCAATATACCAACAAGCTTAGTAAATCTTAAAGATTTAGTGGTTCTTGACTTATCGTCAAACAACATGGTTGGATCTTTACCTCTGGAAATTGGAAATCTAAAGGTTGTGACATATATGAATCTGTCAATGAATCAATTCACAAATGGAATTCCTAGAGAAATTGGTGGGTTGCAAAATCTGATATATCTTTCTTTGCGACACAACAAGTTGCAAGGATCTATACCTGACTCAATGAGCAACATGGTAGGTTTGGAATTTCTAGACATTTCTCATAACAATATATCGGGAACTATTCCCATGTCTTTCGAGAAACTACAATACCTCGAGTGTTTCAATGTTTCATTCAACAAGTTGCACGGTGAAATACCCTCGGGGGGTCCTTTCAAGAGCCTATCCAGTAAATTTTTCATCAACAATGAAGCATTGTGTGGTTCTTCAAGGTTTAGTGTCCCGCCATGCCCCACATCATCAAAGCACAGatcaaataggaaaaaaatgcTTGTTCAATTTCTTGTGCTGGGAATAGCACTTGTATTTGTTCCTATTGCCTTTGTGTTCCTATGGATAAAGTATGGAATAGGTAAAAGATCTCCTCAACGAGCTGATTCATTGTCTATCGTGACAACAGAAAGAATTTCATACTATGAACTGCTCCAAGCTACTGATTTGCTTAGCGAGAGTAATCTGATTGGCTCTGGAAGTTTTGGCTCTGTTTACAAAGGTGTTCTCAGAAGTGGGACTGCCATTGCAGTTAAAGTGTTCAATCTGCAACTGGAAGCGGCATTCAAGAGTTTTGATACAGAATGTGAAGTTTTGCGCAGCCTTCGCCATAGGAATCTCGTGAAAGTCATCACTAGTTGCTCCAACCTTGATTTTAAGGCTTTAGTGCTCGAGTATATGCCTAATGAAAGTCTTGACAAGTATTTGTATTCGCACAACTACTTTCTAGACATCAGGCAGAGACTAAGCATTATGATAGATGTGGCATGTGCGTTGGAGTATCTTCACCATGGTTGCTCCTCGCCTGTGATTCACTGTGATCTGAAGCCTAGTAACGTCTTGCTGGATGAGGATATGGCTACCCACCTAAGCGACTTTGGTATTTCAAAACTGCTCGGTGAAGATGAGAGTGATTTATACACTAAAACCTTAGCAACATTCGGCTATATTGCACCGG AGTATGGATTTGATGGACTGGTGTCAGTAAAATGCGATGTCTATAGTTACGGGATTATGTTGCTGGAAACATTTACTAGGAGAAAGCCTAGTGATTTTGAGGGAGATCTTAACTTGAAGCAATGGGTGAGTTATTCACTCCCAGAGGTAGTAATGGATGTTGTAGATGCCAACTTGGTAACACCATTGGATAATCGCTTACAGAAGAAGCTAGATGTTGTTGCATCAATCATGAAAGTGGCATTAGATTGCTGTGCTGAATCTCCGACAAGAATGACAAACATGAAAGATGTTGTAGGGATGTTACAGAAGATAAAGATTCAACTTCTTGCATGCTGA